Proteins encoded within one genomic window of Congzhengia minquanensis:
- a CDS encoding AraC family transcriptional regulator yields MKAVYVKHQIANLIPISKIVTIHYFEFEKDFVSSGESHDFWEFVYIDKGEAIVTEGKQKLILKQGEGYFHKPNEFHQLSANSVTALNVFIVSFVCNVKSMDFFKSKKIKVQQKWKGFITAIIEEGRKTFDLPFNNPDLKGLTLRENAVIGGQQMIRTYLEQFLISVLRSETKEAETRIFPTRETMENHLVCEIIKIIEGALYTQLSVTDICEKLSYSKAYLSKIFKAYCGYSMGEYLILLKIEKAKQLIREKEFNFTQISDMLAFSNPLYFSRVFRRVTGMSPREYLNSVKIN; encoded by the coding sequence ATGAAAGCAGTTTATGTAAAACACCAAATTGCAAACCTGATTCCCATCAGCAAAATTGTAACCATTCACTATTTTGAATTTGAAAAGGACTTTGTGTCATCAGGCGAGAGCCACGACTTTTGGGAGTTTGTTTATATTGACAAAGGCGAAGCCATTGTAACGGAGGGAAAGCAAAAGCTCATTTTAAAGCAGGGAGAGGGATATTTTCACAAGCCAAACGAGTTTCATCAGTTAAGTGCAAATTCCGTCACAGCGCTCAATGTGTTTATTGTGTCTTTTGTCTGCAACGTAAAAAGCATGGACTTTTTTAAATCGAAAAAAATAAAAGTTCAGCAAAAGTGGAAGGGGTTCATCACCGCTATCATTGAAGAGGGCAGAAAAACCTTCGACCTTCCCTTCAACAATCCGGATTTAAAGGGCCTTACTCTGCGGGAGAACGCGGTTATCGGCGGTCAGCAAATGATTCGGACATATTTAGAACAGTTTTTAATTTCTGTTCTAAGAAGCGAAACAAAAGAGGCTGAGACAAGAATTTTTCCCACCAGGGAAACCATGGAAAACCATCTTGTCTGCGAAATTATAAAAATTATAGAAGGCGCGCTTTACACCCAGCTTTCTGTGACGGACATCTGTGAAAAGCTCTCCTACAGCAAGGCCTATCTTTCTAAAATTTTTAAAGCTTACTGCGGATATTCCATGGGTGAATATCTGATTCTGCTGAAAATAGAAAAGGCAAAGCAGCTCATTCGGGAAAAGGAATTTAACTTTACCCAAATATCCGACATGCTGGCATTTTCCAATCCACTGTATTTTTCGAGGGTATTTAGACGTGTTACAGGGATGTCCCCCAGGGAGTATTTAAATTCTGTAAAAATAAATTAA
- a CDS encoding ECF transporter S component translates to MLQQNTKTNKTRLYAFVGVFSAAAFLLQVIGTLTGLKVGGFLDVEISDLPALIIAFAYGPLAGVLTELIKNLLHCTMTSTGLVGELANFVMTGTLCFVAGMVYKHNKTFQGAVLSLIFATLALAAAGVLANLFIMLPLYMPSAPFSVKMNLVLFTILPFNLVKGVVLSVLTLLLYKKISPILHK, encoded by the coding sequence ATGTTACAACAAAACACAAAAACAAACAAAACCCGTCTTTATGCCTTTGTAGGTGTATTTTCCGCCGCGGCATTCCTGCTGCAGGTCATCGGCACATTGACAGGCCTGAAAGTTGGCGGATTTTTAGACGTGGAAATTTCAGACCTGCCTGCGCTGATTATTGCATTTGCCTACGGCCCTCTGGCAGGCGTGCTCACTGAATTGATTAAAAACCTGCTTCACTGCACCATGACCTCCACCGGCCTGGTGGGAGAGCTGGCAAATTTTGTGATGACCGGCACCCTTTGTTTCGTTGCCGGAATGGTTTATAAACACAACAAAACGTTTCAGGGCGCCGTACTGTCCTTAATTTTTGCAACGCTGGCTTTGGCGGCGGCAGGCGTTTTAGCCAATTTGTTCATCATGCTCCCGCTCTACATGCCCAGCGCGCCGTTTAGCGTAAAGATGAATCTTGTGTTGTTTACCATTTTGCCGTTTAATTTGGTGAAAGGTGTTGTGCTTTCGGTTTTAACACTCCTTTTATACAAAAAAATATCCCCAATTCTGCATAAATAG
- a CDS encoding acyltransferase, with amino-acid sequence MSIWIWLDGGVSYQQNKTRGQKISCWFGRRLALRHKNVTVHKTCRISPESRINPKGGTISIGAGTSVSYNTAIQGDVSIGCGSSVNANCTIVGYGKEGQVTIGSNVRIAANAMMIAGNHVFDDVNTPICKQGIRPAPITIHDDVWIAGRVNITAGVTIGKGAVIAAGAVVTKDIPPYSVAAGVPAKVIKMRI; translated from the coding sequence ATGAGCATTTGGATCTGGCTGGACGGCGGCGTGTCATACCAGCAGAACAAAACAAGAGGTCAGAAAATAAGCTGCTGGTTTGGGCGGCGTTTGGCCCTGCGCCACAAAAATGTGACGGTTCACAAAACCTGCCGCATCAGCCCTGAAAGCAGAATCAACCCAAAAGGCGGCACAATTTCCATTGGCGCCGGCACCTCGGTTTCTTATAACACGGCAATTCAGGGGGACGTTTCCATTGGCTGCGGAAGCTCGGTGAACGCCAACTGCACCATTGTGGGATATGGCAAAGAGGGACAGGTGACCATCGGCAGCAACGTGCGCATTGCCGCAAACGCCATGATGATTGCAGGGAACCACGTGTTTGATGATGTAAACACACCCATCTGCAAGCAGGGAATTCGGCCCGCTCCCATTACCATTCATGACGACGTGTGGATTGCAGGCAGAGTGAATATCACCGCAGGCGTCACAATTGGAAAAGGCGCTGTCATTGCCGCCGGCGCCGTTGTGACGAAGGACATTCCGCCTTACAGCGTGGCGGCAGGCGTGCCTGCAAAAGTGATAAAAATGAGGATTTAA
- a CDS encoding DUF5131 family protein: MSVNWNLWHGCKKVSAGCENCYVYRSDAKYDRDASEVKQTASFDLPVKKKRDGSYKVAPGELVYTCFTSDFLLDAADVWRPQAWDMMRQRQDLHFMFFTKRPHRFLDCIPPDWGEGYKNVTVGCSVENAEQAKKRLEIFTNLPIQRKLIICSPLLSAMDLTPYLNGIKQVAVGGESGENARVCDFDWVLDIRRQCIEAGVPFHFQQTGARLKKDGKLYKIKRKFQHAQARRANLEYSGER, from the coding sequence ATGTCGGTTAATTGGAACCTTTGGCACGGGTGCAAAAAAGTAAGTGCAGGCTGTGAAAACTGTTACGTTTACCGTTCCGATGCAAAATATGACCGGGACGCATCAGAGGTAAAACAAACCGCCAGCTTTGATTTGCCTGTAAAAAAGAAACGGGACGGAAGCTATAAAGTTGCGCCCGGCGAATTGGTTTACACCTGCTTTACGTCAGACTTTTTATTGGACGCAGCAGATGTTTGGCGTCCTCAGGCTTGGGACATGATGCGGCAAAGGCAAGACCTTCACTTCATGTTTTTTACCAAACGTCCCCACCGGTTTTTAGACTGTATTCCCCCAGACTGGGGCGAAGGCTACAAAAATGTCACCGTGGGATGTTCGGTGGAAAACGCGGAACAGGCAAAAAAGCGCCTTGAAATTTTTACCAATCTGCCCATTCAGCGAAAGCTGATTATTTGTTCGCCGCTGCTTTCTGCAATGGACTTAACGCCTTACTTAAATGGGATAAAACAGGTTGCCGTGGGCGGCGAATCCGGCGAAAACGCCCGGGTGTGCGATTTCGACTGGGTGCTGGACATACGGCGTCAGTGCATAGAGGCAGGTGTACCCTTTCACTTTCAGCAAACCGGGGCACGGCTAAAAAAAGACGGCAAGCTTTATAAAATTAAACGCAAATTTCAACACGCTCAGGCGCGCCGCGCAAATTTAGAATATTCAGGAGAAAGATAA
- a CDS encoding VOC family protein, with translation MITGIEHIAVLAKDSKALTDWYVKLFGFEIVYDNGKGTYFVKAADGSMLEIIACSGDCRPTEPKEWGIRHFALSVTEDGFDEMVEKLKVEKVEVVTDVAVSPKGIKTFFFRDIEGNIFHLIFRPTPL, from the coding sequence ATGATAACAGGAATTGAACACATTGCGGTTTTGGCAAAAGACTCAAAAGCCTTAACCGACTGGTATGTTAAGCTGTTTGGATTTGAAATTGTTTATGACAACGGCAAAGGCACTTATTTTGTAAAGGCTGCCGACGGTTCGATGCTGGAGATAATCGCATGCAGCGGCGACTGCCGCCCCACAGAACCGAAAGAATGGGGAATTCGCCACTTTGCCCTGTCTGTTACAGAAGACGGCTTTGACGAAATGGTGGAAAAATTAAAAGTGGAAAAAGTGGAGGTTGTTACCGATGTTGCGGTTTCGCCCAAGGGCATTAAAACCTTTTTCTTCCGCGACATCGAGGGCAACATTTTCCATTTGATTTTCAGACCTACGCCCCTTTGA
- the pflA gene encoding pyruvate formate-lyase-activating protein: MTGKIHSFQSLGTLDGPGVRFVVFLHGCNLHCGYCHNIDVCRGDFNEFTPEEILEKILRCKAYFGQNGGVTVSGGEPLLQAEFVTALLKLCKKNGIHTALDTSGSILTDGALKLLDFCDLVLLDIKMTDDHSYRTHIGCGMNAPLSFLDELEKRQIPCWVRHVVVGGLNDTAENILRLKSLLSDKTCVQKVELLPFRKLCAQKYETMGIPFPFVSYHQPETDTMKKLNEVLNGGK, encoded by the coding sequence ATGACCGGAAAAATTCACAGCTTTCAGTCCCTCGGCACGTTAGACGGGCCGGGGGTGCGGTTTGTGGTATTTTTGCACGGCTGCAATCTGCACTGCGGCTATTGCCACAATATTGACGTGTGCCGGGGAGATTTTAACGAGTTCACCCCGGAGGAGATTTTAGAAAAAATTTTAAGGTGCAAAGCATATTTCGGCCAAAATGGCGGCGTTACCGTTTCCGGCGGCGAGCCGCTTTTACAGGCTGAATTTGTGACAGCGCTATTAAAACTGTGCAAGAAAAACGGAATTCACACCGCACTGGATACCTCGGGCAGCATTTTAACCGATGGGGCATTAAAACTCCTTGACTTCTGCGACTTGGTGCTTTTAGACATAAAAATGACCGACGACCACTCTTACCGCACCCACATCGGCTGCGGAATGAACGCCCCCCTTTCATTTTTAGATGAGCTTGAAAAACGGCAAATTCCCTGCTGGGTCCGTCACGTGGTAGTCGGCGGCTTAAACGACACAGCAGAAAATATTTTGCGGTTAAAATCGCTCCTTTCAGACAAAACCTGCGTTCAAAAGGTTGAACTTTTGCCATTCCGCAAACTGTGCGCACAAAAGTATGAAACTATGGGAATTCCTTTTCCATTTGTTTCATATCATCAGCCGGAAACAGACACAATGAAAAAATTAAATGAAGTTTTAAACGGCGGCAAGTAG
- a CDS encoding sugar phosphate isomerase/epimerase family protein has product MKLGVFVTLSADIDTEFCRLRENGFSTCQLSVWDDRLKTDEMAELVNQAKKNHQIEITALWCGWEGPAKWNFSEGPLTLGLVPAAFRFTRMKNLMLGSDFAKKIGVTDIATHMGFLPENPGTTEFHEVVAAIRAVAEYMKSNGQYLLFETGQETPVALRRVIEAVGTGNLGINLDSANLILYGKANPVDALDVFGKFVRGVHAKDGLYPTDGQNLGEEVPIGQGKVDFPALIDRLKELGYSGALTIEREISGPEQIKDILEAKAFLEKLI; this is encoded by the coding sequence ATGAAATTAGGCGTTTTTGTTACGTTAAGCGCAGACATCGACACAGAATTCTGCCGTCTGCGTGAAAACGGGTTTTCAACCTGCCAGCTCAGCGTGTGGGACGACCGGCTGAAAACCGATGAAATGGCAGAACTGGTAAACCAGGCAAAGAAAAACCACCAAATTGAAATTACCGCTTTATGGTGTGGCTGGGAAGGACCAGCAAAGTGGAATTTTTCTGAAGGACCGCTTACCTTAGGCCTTGTGCCCGCAGCGTTCCGCTTCACACGAATGAAAAATTTAATGTTAGGGTCTGATTTTGCAAAGAAAATCGGCGTAACCGACATTGCAACCCATATGGGGTTTTTACCGGAAAATCCCGGTACAACAGAGTTTCATGAGGTTGTTGCCGCTATTCGCGCAGTGGCGGAGTATATGAAATCGAACGGACAGTATCTCCTGTTTGAAACCGGGCAGGAAACGCCTGTGGCCCTGCGCCGGGTAATTGAGGCGGTGGGAACCGGAAACTTAGGCATCAACTTAGATTCTGCAAATCTAATTTTATACGGCAAGGCAAACCCGGTGGACGCGCTGGACGTGTTCGGCAAATTTGTGCGAGGTGTTCACGCAAAAGACGGCCTCTATCCTACTGACGGACAAAACTTAGGTGAAGAGGTACCCATCGGCCAGGGAAAAGTTGACTTTCCTGCGCTGATCGACAGACTAAAAGAACTTGGCTACAGCGGCGCACTGACTATTGAGCGGGAAATTTCAGGCCCGGAACAGATAAAAGATATTTTAGAAGCAAAAGCATTTTTAGAAAAATTAATTTAA
- a CDS encoding PIG-L deacetylase family protein: MNVLAIGCHPDDIEIGCAGTLAKCAARGDTVTVCHVANGNLGHEVIAPDELRDMRKLEAEKAGGLAGIRVVTCDVGDLMVYEGSKQQRDLVTDVIRTTNPDFIITHAPSDYMPDHVAVSRLVFDAAFAASVPHYQTAAAGKANVTPIFYMDNLAGVNFIPTEYVDVSDFIELKMNMLECHVSQMKWMREHDGIDFAEFVKTCARYRGLQCGVQFAEGFTQCLAWPKLTTKRYLP, from the coding sequence ATGAATGTGCTTGCAATTGGCTGCCATCCGGACGATATAGAAATCGGCTGTGCAGGAACCCTGGCGAAATGTGCAGCCAGGGGCGACACGGTAACGGTTTGCCACGTTGCCAACGGAAACCTTGGTCACGAGGTGATAGCACCTGACGAGCTGAGGGATATGCGGAAGCTGGAGGCGGAAAAAGCAGGCGGTTTGGCCGGCATTCGCGTAGTTACCTGCGACGTAGGTGACTTGATGGTTTATGAAGGAAGCAAGCAGCAGCGGGATTTAGTGACAGACGTAATCCGCACGACCAACCCCGACTTTATCATTACCCACGCGCCCAGCGACTATATGCCTGACCACGTGGCGGTGAGCCGCTTGGTGTTTGACGCTGCCTTTGCCGCCAGCGTACCCCACTATCAAACAGCTGCAGCCGGCAAGGCAAACGTTACGCCTATTTTTTATATGGACAATTTGGCCGGGGTGAACTTTATCCCTACAGAATATGTAGATGTTTCAGACTTCATTGAGCTGAAAATGAACATGCTGGAATGTCATGTAAGCCAGATGAAATGGATGCGGGAACACGACGGCATTGACTTTGCTGAATTTGTGAAAACCTGTGCACGCTACCGTGGGCTTCAGTGCGGCGTGCAATTCGCAGAGGGTTTTACCCAATGCCTGGCCTGGCCCAAGCTTACAACAAAACGTTATTTACCGTAA
- the mscL gene encoding large-conductance mechanosensitive channel protein MscL: MWKEFKEFAFKGNVIDMAVGVVIGGAFGKIVTSLVGDVITPVIGMLTSGIDLKDLKFVLSTAADGTVNSINYGMFLQNILDFLIIAFSIFLFVKLINTARKKLERKQEIIEEIEKGPTTEELLTQIRDLLKEKEQEMPLTEETSIDES, translated from the coding sequence ATGTGGAAAGAATTTAAAGAGTTCGCATTTAAGGGAAACGTCATCGACATGGCCGTTGGTGTTGTCATTGGCGGCGCTTTCGGAAAAATTGTCACCTCGCTGGTGGGCGACGTCATCACGCCAGTAATCGGAATGCTTACCTCTGGAATTGATTTAAAAGATTTAAAGTTTGTTCTGTCCACTGCGGCAGACGGCACGGTTAACTCCATTAACTACGGCATGTTCCTTCAAAACATTCTCGATTTTTTAATCATCGCGTTCTCTATTTTTCTGTTTGTCAAACTGATTAATACCGCAAGAAAGAAACTGGAAAGAAAGCAGGAAATTATCGAAGAAATCGAAAAAGGACCAACCACGGAAGAACTGCTTACACAAATTCGTGATTTACTAAAAGAAAAAGAGCAGGAAATGCCTCTAACTGAGGAAACAAGTATAGATGAATCATAA
- a CDS encoding 6-phosphogluconolactonase encodes MDFLSTVKGSLLENFYPEGWDFKKIDACCEKGATEESFWNPDFTPVECRDIYEFDTFMGHEIALKIKEARDRNEKIALILPVGPMGMYRWAVYFLKAWQVSCSHVFTFNMDEWADGDGNTLPSDNPASFEYAMKEAFFTPLGELTVPETQRNFATKDNLPAYAQKIAALKGEGAKLILVYGIGRMCHIAFWEPHFAADFADEDGWKQATHRLGAKLHPLTIEQNAITSFKSRTTLVPCRANTIGPGLFLQADFCIGGADGVLGRGMGWQGMSFLTTLHYGPDIHIPSTFMPTLPGKLFYLKDLAGPLTPECN; translated from the coding sequence ATGGACTTTTTAAGCACTGTGAAAGGCTCTCTGTTAGAAAACTTTTACCCGGAAGGCTGGGACTTTAAAAAAATTGACGCCTGCTGTGAAAAGGGCGCTACAGAAGAATCTTTTTGGAATCCGGATTTTACGCCGGTGGAATGCCGCGATATTTATGAATTTGACACCTTTATGGGTCATGAAATTGCACTAAAAATTAAGGAAGCACGGGACAGAAATGAAAAAATTGCCCTGATCTTGCCCGTGGGTCCCATGGGAATGTATCGCTGGGCGGTATATTTTTTAAAGGCATGGCAGGTCTCCTGCTCCCATGTTTTCACTTTCAACATGGACGAGTGGGCAGACGGCGACGGCAATACCCTGCCTTCTGATAATCCGGCCTCGTTTGAATATGCCATGAAAGAGGCGTTTTTCACGCCCTTAGGCGAGCTTACCGTACCGGAAACGCAGCGCAATTTTGCTACGAAAGATAACCTTCCTGCCTATGCGCAAAAAATTGCAGCGCTGAAAGGTGAGGGTGCGAAACTAATATTGGTGTATGGAATCGGGCGCATGTGTCACATTGCCTTTTGGGAGCCTCACTTTGCCGCAGACTTTGCCGACGAGGACGGCTGGAAACAGGCCACCCACCGATTGGGGGCTAAGCTTCATCCGCTGACCATTGAACAAAATGCAATTACCAGCTTTAAAAGCCGCACCACATTAGTTCCCTGCCGGGCCAACACCATTGGGCCGGGTCTGTTTTTACAGGCGGACTTTTGCATCGGCGGCGCTGACGGCGTATTAGGCCGCGGTATGGGCTGGCAGGGCATGAGCTTTTTAACCACTTTGCACTATGGGCCGGACATTCACATTCCATCAACCTTTATGCCCACGCTTCCCGGAAAGCTGTTTTATTTAAAAGACCTGGCCGGGCCGCTGACACCGGAATGTAATTGA
- a CDS encoding AMP-binding protein, producing the protein MELLDNYMPQTSFSSYEEFAEKFKINVPENFDFARDIVDQWAQLEPEKKALVYCDDNGFERTFTFTEVSERSKRMAQYFVSLGIGPGDRVITLLRRRWEYWIIAVALHRMGAVLVPASIQLTTKDISYRIDSAEAKMLIAIDDEFVRAQIAPLKDQCETLHHILIVGDSPVTDYHDFNNEYPEFDLYDQPVNRTNDDEMVIYFTSGTSGYPKMAIHNRTYPLGHITTAKYMQRVLNNGLHLTQADSGWAKFGWGNIYGQWICGTAIFGYDPIRFDAGHFLETIQKHRPTTICVPPTMYRLMLHHGIEAKQFESVTWFATAGEPLSDEVNREWKSITGQDIHVGFGQSEGSPICCTFEWLEVRPGSMGRPSPLYDVRILAADGGYCDAGEEGEIVIIPAEKQVGLLSKYSLNKEQFQPLQGGVYHTGDIAYKDTDGYFYYVCRNDDMIKSSGYRIGPYEIESVLNTHPAVKESAIVGVPDEIRGQLICAIIVLHDGFAPSAELTKELQAHVKKNTAPYKYPRVVKYFHDIPKTTSGKIMRKDLKKLAESID; encoded by the coding sequence ATGGAGCTTTTAGACAATTACATGCCGCAAACATCCTTTTCCAGCTATGAGGAGTTTGCGGAAAAATTCAAAATCAACGTGCCGGAAAACTTCGATTTTGCACGGGATATTGTAGATCAATGGGCACAGCTCGAACCGGAAAAGAAAGCCCTTGTTTACTGTGACGACAACGGTTTTGAACGTACGTTTACGTTCACCGAGGTTTCGGAGCGTTCTAAGCGCATGGCACAATATTTTGTATCATTGGGCATTGGGCCGGGTGACCGAGTAATTACCCTGCTGCGCCGCAGATGGGAATATTGGATTATTGCCGTGGCCCTGCACAGAATGGGAGCGGTGCTGGTGCCTGCCTCGATTCAGCTCACCACAAAGGACATCTCTTATCGCATTGACAGCGCCGAGGCAAAAATGCTTATCGCCATTGACGATGAGTTTGTCCGCGCACAGATTGCGCCTTTAAAAGATCAATGTGAAACGCTGCATCATATTTTAATCGTGGGCGACAGCCCGGTTACGGACTACCACGATTTTAACAACGAATATCCTGAATTTGATTTGTACGACCAGCCGGTGAACAGAACGAACGACGACGAAATGGTAATTTATTTTACCTCCGGCACGTCGGGATATCCGAAAATGGCCATTCACAACCGCACATACCCCTTAGGCCACATCACCACGGCAAAATATATGCAGCGCGTGTTAAACAACGGCCTGCATTTAACCCAGGCGGACAGCGGCTGGGCAAAATTCGGCTGGGGCAACATCTACGGACAGTGGATTTGCGGAACGGCAATTTTTGGCTACGACCCCATTCGGTTCGATGCAGGGCACTTTTTAGAAACCATTCAGAAACACAGGCCCACCACGATCTGCGTGCCGCCCACCATGTACCGTTTGATGCTGCATCACGGAATTGAGGCAAAACAGTTTGAATCTGTTACATGGTTTGCAACGGCGGGGGAGCCGCTGTCTGACGAAGTGAACAGGGAGTGGAAAAGCATAACAGGGCAGGACATTCACGTTGGGTTTGGCCAGAGCGAAGGCTCGCCCATCTGCTGCACCTTTGAATGGCTGGAGGTACGCCCCGGCTCCATGGGCAGGCCGTCGCCCCTTTATGATGTAAGAATTTTAGCCGCCGACGGCGGATATTGCGATGCCGGCGAGGAGGGCGAAATTGTTATCATTCCGGCAGAAAAACAGGTGGGGCTTCTGTCGAAATATTCTTTAAACAAGGAGCAATTCCAGCCCTTGCAGGGCGGCGTTTACCACACCGGTGACATTGCCTATAAGGACACAGACGGCTACTTTTACTATGTCTGCCGCAACGACGATATGATTAAATCCTCAGGCTACCGCATAGGGCCCTATGAAATTGAAAGCGTGTTAAACACCCATCCTGCGGTTAAGGAAAGCGCAATTGTTGGCGTGCCGGACGAAATCCGCGGCCAGTTAATTTGTGCCATTATTGTTCTGCACGATGGATTTGCCCCGTCGGCTGAACTGACAAAAGAGCTTCAGGCTCACGTTAAAAAGAATACCGCGCCTTATAAATATCCCCGCGTGGTGAAATATTTTCACGATATTCCCAAGACAACATCGGGAAAAATTATGCGGAAGGACTTAAAAAAGCTGGCAGAAAGCATTGATTAA
- a CDS encoding Gfo/Idh/MocA family protein, translating into MLKIGLIGCGGMGSVHANSWIALGDKVQLAAIADPQPEKAKEFCEKTGAKLYPDGEALLANEQQLDIIDVCVPTFLHTRYAVAAMEKGMNVFCEKPLCLNREEAELLLETKEKTGMKFQVGQVIRFWDEYCYVKHAAESGEFGKVLSGVFTRLSPNPKWSWENWFNDYTRSGTMALDLHVHDVDFIRYLMGREPDGFHTDCTRDADGVIQQIFTCFQYGDAVFTAEGCWDYPDCFPFSMAFRVKFEKATVTYKSDEKLMVYPVAGEAYEPELDKMKAEGKESGINVSNQGAYTNELRFFADFVSTGAKQEIAPLSEGVKSVLLALKEIDAAGGAKI; encoded by the coding sequence ATGTTAAAAATAGGATTAATCGGCTGCGGCGGCATGGGGAGCGTTCATGCCAACAGCTGGATTGCGTTAGGCGATAAGGTGCAGCTTGCGGCAATTGCAGACCCTCAGCCGGAGAAAGCCAAAGAATTCTGCGAAAAAACTGGTGCGAAGCTTTATCCCGACGGAGAAGCCCTTTTGGCGAACGAGCAGCAGTTAGACATTATTGATGTTTGCGTACCTACGTTTTTGCACACACGTTATGCGGTGGCTGCCATGGAAAAGGGCATGAACGTGTTCTGTGAAAAGCCCCTTTGCTTAAACCGGGAAGAGGCCGAGCTGCTGCTTGAAACAAAGGAGAAAACCGGCATGAAGTTCCAGGTGGGACAGGTTATCCGCTTTTGGGACGAATATTGTTATGTAAAACATGCGGCGGAAAGCGGCGAATTTGGCAAGGTGCTGTCCGGCGTGTTTACAAGGCTTTCCCCCAATCCCAAGTGGTCTTGGGAGAACTGGTTTAACGACTACACCAGAAGCGGAACCATGGCGTTAGACCTTCATGTTCACGATGTAGACTTTATCCGTTATCTGATGGGCAGAGAGCCGGACGGTTTTCACACCGACTGCACAAGGGACGCTGACGGCGTAATTCAGCAGATTTTTACATGCTTTCAATATGGCGACGCGGTTTTCACGGCGGAAGGCTGCTGGGATTACCCGGATTGTTTCCCGTTTTCCATGGCGTTCCGCGTGAAGTTTGAAAAGGCCACTGTTACTTATAAAAGCGACGAAAAGCTGATGGTGTATCCCGTGGCTGGTGAAGCTTATGAGCCGGAGCTTGATAAAATGAAAGCGGAAGGCAAAGAAAGCGGCATAAACGTGTCTAACCAGGGGGCATACACAAACGAATTGCGCTTTTTTGCGGACTTTGTATCAACAGGCGCGAAGCAGGAAATTGCGCCGCTGTCTGAAGGCGTCAAATCCGTTCTTTTAGCCCTAAAAGAAATCGATGCTGCAGGCGGAGCAAAAATTTGA
- the prfA gene encoding peptide chain release factor 1, with protein MLEKLSFIEDRYDELSKKIADPDVISDQAVFAKLCKEQSDISPIVEKYREFKALNETIQENEELISDSEMDKELKELAEEEIKESKQKIEAINEELKILLLPKDPNDDKSVIVEIRGGAGGEEAALFAGDLFRMYSMYAEANRWKTEILSSNPTDIGGFKEISFSIDGAGAYSKLKFESGVHRVQRIPSTESGGRIHTSTVTVAVLPEVEDVEVNIDANDLRIDVFRAGGPGGQCVNTTDSAVRITHLSTGLVVSCQDEKSQHKNKDKAMKILRSRLYDLVQSQQHEQIAQERKSQVGTGDRSERIRTYNYPQGRVTDHRIGLTLHRLDAVLNGDLDEIINALITTRQSELLRGEKEE; from the coding sequence ATGTTAGAAAAATTGTCGTTTATAGAAGACCGCTACGACGAACTGAGCAAAAAAATTGCAGACCCGGACGTTATTTCCGACCAGGCAGTCTTTGCCAAACTTTGCAAAGAACAGTCGGACATTAGTCCCATTGTAGAAAAATACCGGGAATTTAAAGCTTTGAATGAAACGATTCAAGAAAACGAAGAGCTCATTTCAGACTCCGAGATGGACAAGGAACTGAAAGAACTTGCCGAAGAAGAAATTAAAGAAAGCAAACAAAAAATTGAAGCAATTAACGAAGAGCTGAAAATTCTGCTTCTGCCCAAAGATCCCAACGACGACAAAAGCGTTATTGTTGAAATCCGCGGCGGCGCCGGCGGCGAGGAGGCGGCGTTGTTTGCAGGTGACCTCTTCAGAATGTATTCCATGTATGCCGAAGCGAACCGCTGGAAAACAGAAATTTTAAGCTCGAACCCAACCGACATTGGCGGCTTTAAAGAAATCTCTTTCAGCATAGACGGAGCGGGCGCATATTCAAAATTAAAATTTGAAAGCGGCGTTCACCGAGTGCAAAGAATTCCCTCCACAGAGTCCGGCGGCAGAATTCACACCTCCACGGTTACGGTAGCGGTGCTGCCTGAGGTTGAGGACGTGGAAGTGAACATCGACGCAAACGACCTTAGAATCGACGTATTCCGTGCAGGCGGCCCCGGCGGCCAGTGCGTTAACACAACCGACTCTGCGGTGCGCATAACACACCTTTCCACCGGGCTGGTGGTTTCCTGTCAGGACGAAAAGTCCCAGCACAAAAACAAAGACAAGGCAATGAAAATTCTCCGCTCCAGGCTTTACGATCTGGTGCAAAGCCAACAGCACGAACAAATTGCTCAGGAACGCAAAAGCCAGGTTGGCACGGGTGACAGAAGCGAGAGAATCAGAACCTATAACTACCCACAAGGCAGGGTGACCGACCACCGGATTGGTCTGACGCTCCACAGGTTAGACGCGGTGTTAAACGGCGATTTGGATGAAATTATTAACGCGCTGATCACCACCCGCCAAAGCGAGTTGTTAAGAGGGGAAAAAGAAGAATAA